From Camelina sativa cultivar DH55 chromosome 20, Cs, whole genome shotgun sequence, the proteins below share one genomic window:
- the LOC104771429 gene encoding uncharacterized protein LOC104771429 isoform X2 → MVGDYRGRYSSRRCSDDSDDSSDDASSVEGETTSSMYSAGKEYMDTEWTNEKHSLYLKSMETSFVDQLYSSLGALGKKDNVSESTRFGSSGRIPSQEQFKVLHDGFWQKINVKQPEHRSNGRHGGGSHEFLRSPWIKHYKPLVKTQIRVTGEGSSELESQVVSSNGKTVMVICSSGSASSLKQICSHLRDHDQISIGEEVSDQNFVNEGTKGETGSSKKMKTVMSGGSSSTDQVVPLNKLLEHDINLKSVS, encoded by the exons ATGGTTGGTGATTACAGAGGACGCTATAGTAGCCGTCGTTGCTCCGACGACTCTGACGATTCTTCCGACGATGCTTCTTCCGTGGAGGGAGAGACTACTTCGTCCATG TACTCTGCGGGGAAAGAGTATATGGATACCGAATGGACTAATGAGAAGCATAGTTTATATCTTAAATCTATGGAAACTTCATTCGTAGATCAGTTATATAGTTCCCTTGGTGCTCTCGGTAAGAAGGACAACGTATCCGAATCCACGAGGTTCGGCAGCAGCGGTAGGATACCGTCTCAAGAACAG TTCAAGGTTCTTCATGATGGTTTCTGGCAGAAGATTAATGTGAAACAACCTGAGCATCGGAGTAACGGAAGACACGGTGGTGGTTCTCATGAGTTCCTTAGGAGTCCATGGATCAAGCATTATAAACCTTTAGTTAAGACACAAATTCGGGTAACGGGTGAAGGTAGTTCCGAGCTCGAAAGTCAAGTGGTCAGCTCAAATGGGAAGACAGTAATGGTCATATGCAGCTCTGGTTCAGCCTCAAGTCTCAAACAGATATGCTCTCATTTGCGTGACCACGACCAAATCAGCATTGGAGAAg AGGTATCGGATCAGAACTTTGTCAATGAAGGAACAAAAGGCGAAACTGGAAgttcgaagaagatgaagactgTGATGAGCGGAGGATCATCGAGTACCGATCAG GTTGTTCCACTCAATAAACTCCTGGAACATGACATAAATTTGAAGTCTGTTTCCTGA
- the LOC104771429 gene encoding uncharacterized protein LOC104771429 isoform X1 produces the protein MVGDYRGRYSSRRCSDDSDDSSDDASSVEGETTSSMYSAGKEYMDTEWTNEKHSLYLKSMETSFVDQLYSSLGALGKKDNVSESTRFGSSGRIPSQEQFKVLHDGFWQKINVKQPEHRSNGRHGGGSHEFLRSPWIKHYKPLVKTQIRVTGEGSSELESQVVSSNGKTVMVICSSGSASSLKQICSHLRDHDQISIGEAEVSDQNFVNEGTKGETGSSKKMKTVMSGGSSSTDQVVPLNKLLEHDINLKSVS, from the exons ATGGTTGGTGATTACAGAGGACGCTATAGTAGCCGTCGTTGCTCCGACGACTCTGACGATTCTTCCGACGATGCTTCTTCCGTGGAGGGAGAGACTACTTCGTCCATG TACTCTGCGGGGAAAGAGTATATGGATACCGAATGGACTAATGAGAAGCATAGTTTATATCTTAAATCTATGGAAACTTCATTCGTAGATCAGTTATATAGTTCCCTTGGTGCTCTCGGTAAGAAGGACAACGTATCCGAATCCACGAGGTTCGGCAGCAGCGGTAGGATACCGTCTCAAGAACAG TTCAAGGTTCTTCATGATGGTTTCTGGCAGAAGATTAATGTGAAACAACCTGAGCATCGGAGTAACGGAAGACACGGTGGTGGTTCTCATGAGTTCCTTAGGAGTCCATGGATCAAGCATTATAAACCTTTAGTTAAGACACAAATTCGGGTAACGGGTGAAGGTAGTTCCGAGCTCGAAAGTCAAGTGGTCAGCTCAAATGGGAAGACAGTAATGGTCATATGCAGCTCTGGTTCAGCCTCAAGTCTCAAACAGATATGCTCTCATTTGCGTGACCACGACCAAATCAGCATTGGAGAAg CAGAGGTATCGGATCAGAACTTTGTCAATGAAGGAACAAAAGGCGAAACTGGAAgttcgaagaagatgaagactgTGATGAGCGGAGGATCATCGAGTACCGATCAG GTTGTTCCACTCAATAAACTCCTGGAACATGACATAAATTTGAAGTCTGTTTCCTGA
- the LOC104771429 gene encoding uncharacterized protein LOC104771429 isoform X3 encodes MVGDYRGRYSSRRCSDDSDDSSDDASSVEGETTSSMYSAGKEYMDTEWTNEKHSLYLKSMETSFVDQLYSSLGALGKKDNVSESTRFGSSGRIPSQEQKINVKQPEHRSNGRHGGGSHEFLRSPWIKHYKPLVKTQIRVTGEGSSELESQVVSSNGKTVMVICSSGSASSLKQICSHLRDHDQISIGEAEVSDQNFVNEGTKGETGSSKKMKTVMSGGSSSTDQVVPLNKLLEHDINLKSVS; translated from the exons ATGGTTGGTGATTACAGAGGACGCTATAGTAGCCGTCGTTGCTCCGACGACTCTGACGATTCTTCCGACGATGCTTCTTCCGTGGAGGGAGAGACTACTTCGTCCATG TACTCTGCGGGGAAAGAGTATATGGATACCGAATGGACTAATGAGAAGCATAGTTTATATCTTAAATCTATGGAAACTTCATTCGTAGATCAGTTATATAGTTCCCTTGGTGCTCTCGGTAAGAAGGACAACGTATCCGAATCCACGAGGTTCGGCAGCAGCGGTAGGATACCGTCTCAAGAACAG AAGATTAATGTGAAACAACCTGAGCATCGGAGTAACGGAAGACACGGTGGTGGTTCTCATGAGTTCCTTAGGAGTCCATGGATCAAGCATTATAAACCTTTAGTTAAGACACAAATTCGGGTAACGGGTGAAGGTAGTTCCGAGCTCGAAAGTCAAGTGGTCAGCTCAAATGGGAAGACAGTAATGGTCATATGCAGCTCTGGTTCAGCCTCAAGTCTCAAACAGATATGCTCTCATTTGCGTGACCACGACCAAATCAGCATTGGAGAAg CAGAGGTATCGGATCAGAACTTTGTCAATGAAGGAACAAAAGGCGAAACTGGAAgttcgaagaagatgaagactgTGATGAGCGGAGGATCATCGAGTACCGATCAG GTTGTTCCACTCAATAAACTCCTGGAACATGACATAAATTTGAAGTCTGTTTCCTGA
- the LOC104771429 gene encoding uncharacterized protein LOC104771429 isoform X4: MVGDYRGRYSSRRCSDDSDDSSDDASSVEGETTSSMYSAGKEYMDTEWTNEKHSLYLKSMETSFVDQLYSSLGALGKKDNVSESTRFGSSGRIPSQEQKINVKQPEHRSNGRHGGGSHEFLRSPWIKHYKPLVKTQIRVTGEGSSELESQVVSSNGKTVMVICSSGSASSLKQICSHLRDHDQISIGEEVSDQNFVNEGTKGETGSSKKMKTVMSGGSSSTDQVVPLNKLLEHDINLKSVS, translated from the exons ATGGTTGGTGATTACAGAGGACGCTATAGTAGCCGTCGTTGCTCCGACGACTCTGACGATTCTTCCGACGATGCTTCTTCCGTGGAGGGAGAGACTACTTCGTCCATG TACTCTGCGGGGAAAGAGTATATGGATACCGAATGGACTAATGAGAAGCATAGTTTATATCTTAAATCTATGGAAACTTCATTCGTAGATCAGTTATATAGTTCCCTTGGTGCTCTCGGTAAGAAGGACAACGTATCCGAATCCACGAGGTTCGGCAGCAGCGGTAGGATACCGTCTCAAGAACAG AAGATTAATGTGAAACAACCTGAGCATCGGAGTAACGGAAGACACGGTGGTGGTTCTCATGAGTTCCTTAGGAGTCCATGGATCAAGCATTATAAACCTTTAGTTAAGACACAAATTCGGGTAACGGGTGAAGGTAGTTCCGAGCTCGAAAGTCAAGTGGTCAGCTCAAATGGGAAGACAGTAATGGTCATATGCAGCTCTGGTTCAGCCTCAAGTCTCAAACAGATATGCTCTCATTTGCGTGACCACGACCAAATCAGCATTGGAGAAg AGGTATCGGATCAGAACTTTGTCAATGAAGGAACAAAAGGCGAAACTGGAAgttcgaagaagatgaagactgTGATGAGCGGAGGATCATCGAGTACCGATCAG GTTGTTCCACTCAATAAACTCCTGGAACATGACATAAATTTGAAGTCTGTTTCCTGA
- the LOC104771432 gene encoding ABSCISIC ACID-INSENSITIVE 5-like protein 8: MDSYWRLKNLVYDVPVSRQGSIYSWTVDQFQTSLGKNCGSMNMDELVKNISSAEETQEGLKRQGSIRQHQHQTVQAEKRSLIPRVATNPSGAIACSSVNPFPILNKMQNIDGTSSLLSPSPNIFSGSTSTTRGRKIDNAIAPENKIDDKKLKRKIKNRESAARSRARKQAKTMELELELENLKKKYQELLREQVDMRKMQTEPGMIQLQGRPERKLRRTKSDIM; encoded by the exons ATGGATAGTTACTGGAGATTGAAAAACTTGGTGTATGATGTGCCGGTTAGCCGACAAGGATCGATATACTCATGGACAGTAGATCAGTTTCAGACCAGCTTAGGGAAAAACTGTGGGTCAATGAACATGGATGAGTTGGTTAAGAATATATCTAGTGCTGAAGAAACACAAGAGGGGTTGAAGAGACAAGGCTCAATAagacaacaccaacaccaaacTGTGCAAGCTGAGAAGAGAAGCTTGATCCCAAGAGTTGCGACAAATCCTAGTGGAGCCATAGCATGTTCTTCGGTTAACCCATTTCCAATATTAAATAAGATGCAAAATATCGATGGCACGTCTTCATTACTCTCACCATCTCCGAACATTTTTAGTGGTAGTACTAGTACTACAAGGGGTAGGAAGATTGATAATGCCATCGCCCCAGAGAATAAAATCGATGacaaaaaactgaaaagaaagataaagaaccGAGAATCAGCAGCGAGATCACGGGCTCGGAAGCAG GCTAAAACTATGGAGCTTGAACTTGAACTTgaaaatttaaagaagaaataCCAAGAGCTACTAAGAGAACAAGTAGATATGCGGAAAATGCAAACCGAACCG GGAATGATTCAACTTCAAGGAAGACCGGAGAGAAAGCTGAGGAGAACGAAATCGGACATTATGTGA